The sequence below is a genomic window from Humulus lupulus chromosome 3, drHumLupu1.1, whole genome shotgun sequence.
ATTCGTAATCGATGCCCTGCTCCACTAGTTGTCCATGTTCATTTAGAAATTGGATAATACGAGGAGGAGAGTCCGTAATGTCCATCTCAACCAAGACCCTAGCGAATTGGACTCTAGTACGATCTCTAGTATGTTGATCCACCATAATTGGTTTCCCAACAATACTAACTAAGGCACTTAAACTCTTGTTCCCCCAGTACTGAAGACCTAAGTCGTGTAAACGGATCCATAAGGGCACAGATTGCACAAGTTTAAGAGTATTCAGATCTGTAATCCAAGGCCTAATGATAACTGGCTTTCGATCAAATTGAAGCACCCCTGACTCTAAGACCTGATCTCTAGTAGCATCATCATTGAATCTAACCATAATCAAACCCATTGTCATTCTAGCCACTTGAGCAATCTCAAGGTGTCCCCAAATTCGCTTGATAAAACCCTCAAACACAGCCATAGGAGGATTTGCTCCCAAAACCATGCAGATAACAGCCGAACTCCAGTTAGCAGCTTGCATTATCACCTCCTCTAGATCCACTTGAGCTATCTTCATCCCATCCTTGATCAGAGGTTCAGAATAGGAGAGCATTGGATCACGAACAAACATATTCTCCTTAGAAAAGGATTTCCAATGAGTCTTCGCTAATTCTTGGTACTAACCCTGGCCTACCTCAGATTCAGGTTTCGACTCCACCTCCTTAGCCCAACTTGAGCTGCGCTGAATATTCGTATCAACCTTCGAATCAGACGGACGCTCACGACTGCTATTAGTCGGACTGTTTTCCCCTGAATTCACCACTTCTGCAATTAGGTCCAATCCAGCTGAAGAACCAGCAACTTCCTCTACATCTTCTCCTTCATGAGAGGCAATTAACGAACCTTGATCAGGCGATTGGAAAACTAGCTTTCGAACCACTctcttcttcttcgccatggaagagagaAAACAGGGAAACGCgagccaaaaaaaaaatttgttcataactatttgttattattaataatttatgaaattattatttaataaatggtaACCACTTTTCATTagctattaattaataatttatgaaattattattttaataacaaaagttTACAATCTTTTGATAAACTCCTAATTTTGGAAGTTAGGTCATCTCATTTAGAACCTAGGGTTAGGGTTGGAGTGTGCAATTCCCAAGGCCCACAACAAAAGACGAATCCCATGGAGATTATAAAAAGCTTTGAAGCCAAAGGAATGTCTtggtgtatttttgtaatttcatTTAACAAATAGAACACGATCAATACCCTAATAGTTAATTATATTGTATGACTGGTAACATGTTGATATTATCACTTCACATGCCATATAGAATAGGAATGGCCACTCATTGCATCTTTAAAATGGCATGTTATGTATGAATGTTAATTGCATCTTTAGAATAGGAGAcatgttaattataaaattaacattcatACATAACATGTTGATATTATCACTTCTGCCATATAGAATAGGAATGGCCACTCATTGCATCTTTAAAATGGCATGTTATgtatgaattttaattttataattaacatgTCTCCTAGGATAAAAAAGCAATATAGATCTTTTTCTACCATAAATTGACACAAATAATGTGAATTagatttaactaattaaattgGGTAATATCACATTAATAGCATGTCTAGATTACTTTAATATGTTTTAGGTTTATTGATGTTTAATACCtataaaaaatattgtttagaataaattagtaattattctaaatttggtaatcttagaattttaagagttaaaatataaatttacataagtgatttagatttaatagttaaactttggtaataatcacttaataattaaaatatgagatattttaatagaaaacattttatttctaaaatagtgaaTGGGAGAAGAGTATAAAGCACTATAACATACGGTCTCTACTATTGATTGAAAAACATTGGTTCTAGTCAGGGCCTCGAGACGACTTTGCTTTCGTCCTCCCTATCGGAAGATGTTTTGGCTGGGATTTTAACAAGTAGACCTATTTGCAATAGTGTTTTATGATGTATACCATGTTTGACCTATTCTATCGACGATACTCATGGGTTAAGTCGACAAACCTGAAATAGTAGGTTACACTCACAAAAAATATATCTACCCTAGCTGGAtatatttttttaccaaaataacagtaattatttattataaagatataaaatatttttatataatcaCAATTGAGAGAGTCTCATTTTAACTATCAAGTATTTGACCTATCCTATCGACGACACTTACTTGTGTTGGTTATCTCATCGTTGTACTTATATGAATAAGTTTTTGTAAGCATGCATCgtgattatttttatttcattgtacGAATACTATGATTTATGGTGTATGAGTGTATGGTTGTATTTATTATGTTACTTTTGTTTAAATTACAGTAATACCATGGCTGGAGGAAACTCACATATGTCCATTCTCGCTAATGACAAATTAATTTGTAATATTAAAAAGTGGAAAAGTAACAAGAATCTTGTTCTTATGATTGAGCACACAACTCATAAACCTAGCATTaacaaaggcaagggcaaagaagTTTCCCACTCTAGCTACAATGGGAATTGTTCACACTATCATACAGATGGGTATTGTAAGAGAAACTGTAAAAAGGAACCTCGAGGAGTTAAATAACAAAATGAAAGTAAATCGGATTTGCTGGACAttgaagcttgtttagtggaaaataattgttatacttggatagttgattcaggagccactaatcgTGTTTGTTCTGATTTGCAAATGCTTAGCTCTTGGAGAGATCTCCAAGAAGGGGAGTTCACACTAAGAGTGGGGACAAGAGCTTTTTTTTCAACAAGAGCAATGGGAGAAGCGAAAATTTATTGTactgaaaataaatttttatctcTAAAAGATATCTATTTTATTCCTGATTTTAATATGAATTTAATTTCTGTTTCAAAATGTTTAGAACAATGCTattctatttcttttaataataaatctgTTATTATTTCTAGAAATGGTTCATATGTTTGTAACGGAAACCTAGAGGAATGTCTATATGTGATAAGATCTGAAATGTTCAAATCTGAACAACCAAATCCAAAATGACAAAAAATACTTTAAGACGATACctatctttggcacttaagagTAGTTCATATTAACTTAGATATGATTCTACGACTTGTTAAGGACGGGCCTCTAAGTGAGTTAAAGGTCGGAACtctaccggtttgtgaatcttttTAGAAGGAAAAGTGAGCAAAAGACATTTCTCTTCTAATGGTGTTAGAGCCAAAGAACCCCTCGAGTTAATTCACACAGATGTTTGCAGTCCAATGAATGTACAAGATCGAGGTAGTTATGAGTATTATGTCACCTTAATTTATGACTACTCAAGATACGGTTACATATACCCGATGCAAAGGAAATTAGAATCTTttgaaaagttcaaagaattATGAGCCGAAGCTAAAAGTCATTTAGGAAAAACCCTTAAAATGCTACGATCAGATCGAGGCAGGTTATACCTTGACAAGGAATTCGAAGATTTCTTGATAAAGTGTGGAATTATTTCATAGCTCACTGcaccaggtactccgcaacaaaatggtgttacAGAAAAGAGGAACAAGACTTTATTGGACATGATGAGATCAATGTTCAATTACTCACCATTCCCcctatcattttggggatatgcttTACAAACAGCTGCATACATCTTAAAACCTAGTTCCATCTAAGGTTGTAGCTAAGAAACCCTCAGAATTATGGATAGGTCGCAAACCTAGTCTGAGGCATGTGCGCATATGGGGATGTACAACACATGTGCTAAAAGCTAAGACCAAGAAGTTGGAACCTAGATCTAAAGTATGTTTATTTGTTGGATACCTCAAGGGCACTAGAggaggttacttctatagtccgacagaaatgaaaatatttgtattgacaaatgctacttttttggaagaAGACTATATGAAGGACTTCAAGCCTCAAAGTAAGGTTGTACTCGAGGAGATACTTGGTGATAAAATCACACCACAACCGACTTTAGAAGTTGGAACAGAGCAGACCACTATTCAAAACCAGGAtacttcgtcgtagtgggagagtTGTAAGACAACCTATTTCTTACACTGGATTCAGAGAAGCACAAGTTGCAGTATCTGATGACAAGGTTGACGACCCATTAACTTTCGGTCAAGCGATGATTGATCCTGATAAGGGATAATGGCTTGAAGCTATGAAGCTTGAGATAGGATCAATGTAATCCAACTCAATCTGGGAAATTGTAGATCCGCCTCAAGATATAGAACCCATTGggtacaaatggatatacaagagaaagagaggggttgatgggaaagtagagactttcaaagaaaGGCTAGTAACCAATGGCTACACACAAAAAGAAGGTGTGGATTATGAATAAACATTTTCTCCTGTCGctatgctaaaatccatttggaTCCTCTTATCAATTGCCAAATAttttgactatgagatttggcgaTTGGacgtcaaaacaacttttctgaatggccaccttgatgaaattatgtttatggtACAACTAGAGGGTGTCATAGAACAAGGCAacgagcaaaaggtttgcaaactacaaaggtccatttatggacttaagcaagcgtcCAGATCATGGAATATAAATTTGACCAAGATGTTAAGTCTTTATGGTTTTTATCAAAATGTCGATGAGCCTTGTGTATACAAGCAAATTGATAAGGACAAAGTGGTCTTTCTAGTTTTATACGTAGATCATATATTACTCATTGGGAAAGATGTGAGTAAATTATCTGAAGTAAAAGTCTTGCTAGCcaaccaattccaaatgaaagatttgggagaggcaagttgtaacgcccaactacccagggaccgttacggtgtgcattttaaaccgtgctaaactcgctaatcaagtcatttggccataatcgtgtaactaagtatgattagaaatttagggttaaaatttttggttaagatacaacgtttcactaaaacgtttactatgtacattgggatcccaaaaatataatgtaaatgacaaaagatttacaaccagctgacctaagctgcaaaatagggtttaaccctagttcctctttaaaccctcggtcgtggtggtcgagcagccacatatgtacacatcgtcgcataagctctccaactcaaggatggtctagctttcttttgcctttacctgcaccacataacacccttGAATcgaagcttagcaagaaaactcaatatgttcatgaacagtaataatatgttactaagtcataacaggcatgcctagcaataatagccctattcatgcatgcgaATAAGTTCAAATAATAATTGttggccctgccctttgtatagatgatttatgggccctgccctttgtattaATGACTTTCAATTCATACAGAAAATAGATGGCCAATAtgtccatctaaaataagtgactcaaataagtgacaattaagtcatgcactggggctccgcaccctaaccAGATGAGTGGATAtcactttatgattttggtaatcatactAGGGCTTGTAGCCTaaattagatgagtgattaacactttgacaTTCtagtaatcatgttggggcttgtagccctaaccagatgagtgagtcacactttgggctccgcaccctaatcagatgagtgactatggagtcacaaacttgggctttgcaccctaatcagatgagtgactatggagtcacaaacttgggatttacaccctaatcagatgagtgactatggagtcacaaacttgggctttgcaccctaatcagatgagtgactatggagtcacaaacttgggatttgtaccctaatcagatgagtgactatggagtcacaaaattgaatcagataagtgactaatgagtgagtcacgaacttgggctccgcacccttagccatgtgacgatacagtcacctgggcctttttgaccctggctctaagtaactagccattagactagacaagcgcttttgatttcatcaaacttaaggtcggtcaagcattaatattcatgatgattcattcaatgcttatgtcgattagatctaatcttttcggcttgcgttaaacacgctaatattgttcttgactcataagtcaataccatacgaccagtgctcagtactactgccgaacttgactaataagtcacaacttcacagtcaatactggcaccattgccgattcctgactcataggtcagtgccattcacaaataagcaaaatttctaagcatttaatatgcaatcaatgtccacatatataacactcaacatgcctcattaataaccatgcatgtcatatattgggtgcaattttcttacctctggttcgagcgtggaataataaaagaacgacccttgagaacgatcagtcttttagttccttagcagtcacctagtcctAACCAAACATAattcccatcaatgaaaatgagcaacaAAAGGTTCCTGGAcaaagacctagcctccgggacatcgaatcctactaaaccgggtagtaggaacgatcccgaggcctaaggtttggattCCCACACTAAAAACACAATTCTGGCAAAAATTCCACTAAGGACCGTGGCCCTACTCCACCATGCCGCATctcgcctcccaaacagaggcgccagcctccCTGCCATCATCAAGCGTCGTGGCCAGCCTTCCCCCATGTCACGGCCCTACGACCCTTCAACACCATCCTTCATCTTCATCAAGCTtgggccgcagtgctctagaacagagctgcggccccaCCTGAAACCTAGCCAAAAACCCATGTTTTTCCTCTTCAAACTCATTTCAAAAGCCTACTAAAACACTTCCAATTCCACAAAGCAAAGTTCCCAATTATTGCCACAACTTATCCATCATATacccaacaaaacctaagctataaaccattcaaaacctcatcaaattcccattcctatgatcaaaactccaatctcaaaactaacacaaaaacagagcaaagaacCAAAAAAtcgaactaaaaccttaccttaaactaaaattgaatcctcttcaatggctgaacactagcctaggacctcaagcttcaatctccaagtttgaatcctcaaactttcttcaaaatttcaaaagaaGGAGAAGGATAATGATGATCGTGAGAGAGGAAGGAAAAGGGCTCTGTTTCGCTTAAGCTTTCTACAGCCTTCCCTAGTTAAgtataacccttggtcaaaagaccaaaatgcccccaagcctatcttacttcttaacagcccccaagggcaaggtcgtcctttctcctctaatctcattaatcataattaacttcCTCCAATTCATGTTATTCTCAAATACTTATAATTCatttcccattaccctttaattcccagtaatgcactaatcaccaaattacccttagactcaccccgagccccgaaattaaccccgttatgaccaaaccgctaacttgcattcaaagatcttcacatgccgaatagctcaaacaaatccacattataatgtggcctcatcaataatcaccaacatgcatgaaaatgtacaaatatgccctcaacgggccaaattactagaatacccttataatgaaaagtggacccacatgcatgtatttatcatcatataataatataattcttataataatgcatataatcatttaataacataataaatcaattatggccctcctggcctcctaatcaaggtcctaaaccttattaggaaatttgggtcattacataagcTACGTTTTTGGGATACTTAATTCGTGACCGCAAGTTGTTGGCactgtctcaaacatattatatagataaaatacttGCAAAATATGCGATGCAGAACTCTAAGAAGGGAAACCTCCCATATCGTCACAGTGTTCATCTCTCCTAGaaccaatgtcctaagacaccccaagaggaagaggaaatgaaACGGATACCATATGCCTCTGCGGcaggaagcttaatgtatgcaatgttatgtaccagTCCTAACATTTGCTATGATGTGGGTATATTCAGTAGGTACTAGTCAAATCAGGATTCGATCACTAGATATTTGTcaaacacattctcaagtatcttaggagaacgagaaactatatgctagtatttTCCTGAGAGAATTTGATTCCAATAGGATATATAGATTCTGACTTCCAATTCGACAAAGATTCTAGGAAATCTACGTTTCAATCTGTTTTCACACTTGGGGGTGGAGCAATTATATGGAGGAGTATAAAGTAAGCTTTCATTGCTGACTCGACCATGGAAGCAGAATATGTTGCTGCAAGCGAAGCAGCAAATGAGGCTGTATGGCTTAGGAAGTTTTTGGTTGATCTAGAAATAGTTCCAAATATGGATAAACCAATCATACTCTACTGTGCCAACAGCGGAGCGGTTTCCAACTCAAAAGAACAAAGAATCAAAAAGAAAGTCTAGCATATAGATAGTAAGTACCACCTCATAAGAAAGACAGTACACAGAGGGGATGTAATCCATTAGAAGAATGAATCGGCAGACAACCATGCTGACCCTTTACAAAGACGCTACCTGCTACGAGTTTTGATAGTCATTTCTTAGATTTAGGATTACGCGACATGTCTCATCTGCTTTagagcaagtgggagattgttgggatttgtgcTCTTAAAGCGTATTTCTATATGAAtgattactgttaattaaataatgttaatattatgcactcatatttgtatttaattatacatgccatttatgatggagatccaatattattgatgtagtgttgaattaagtatatgtataatgatatatatacaagaggatttaattcaagataataatataaaaatttctgtaatcgctaaataaagtaggagctttatttaataatgATTATGAGTACGGTCTATCTTCTGTTTAACACATAGCAATTTATCTAGAATGTTAAGTGTAGCGACCCAAAGAGATAGAGgtaccgtatacaatatagattgtactggactgggacacgatgaaagaaacAACTTCTGATAATCTCCGTTAAGAAtaagaagttcaacattcataaATTGATGGTCGTTTGAGACCTCACCTGTattgacccaactatttctatgaccttggaccattagaaactactagacatagcttctattttgggaaacatacataagaaataacataacgttatttaaaaccccaaaataaatattgtgcaaaatacaaagtaaaatatgaaatataaaatgcggtatgggtacccattgtttaatacataaaaacaaacttaaattaattaaatactaattgtagaaatacatcaaaatataattcaaaagacttaaaaataacatcatcctcgatcgttcacacagtccattcatcctcaacacacaagctaagctgccatgaatctttccgcattccatattcattttcctgcatcaagctaaaaataaaggaatgagtctaatgcccaacaaggaaaatctactaacacataaatcgTAAACATAAGActtaatcataaacatatactataaaatatatgactataaaaacgtatatcatataggactacaatattaatggccattaactcattaacatggcatgtgataaaccatctaggtcctttgtctactaatcgaggtaggttaggtcacatggtagtatatgataacccatctaggtcctctgtctactaatcgaggtagggtaaatcataactctaaaccatgaaaatgataaaaattcttggggttttctatctaagcaactataagccccaagcgacataaaaaatattggggttttctatctaagcaactataagccccaaatgactacaagacatatttatatgcataaaacatatcataacataaatatataaactcataaaatctatcatattttcattaccaaaaaccaggatatttgagaacaagaacgggattggaacactcctaaaaccaatagtaagaatggtgagtatttatAAAGAATTAATATGAAAAGGGAActaccatccaagtagaaacttaccaaaaagaaccttaagtttcaagaaacttaaatacctaaccaagaatcataaacaagagttaggatataaaaataaaataaaagaaaactaaagaactatgaagaacttGAACTTGAGGATAAGAATATCTTGGTTGAACTAGAacccgatctacacctcgataccgaaataacactatatctcacttcccaagtgtttagaaaatcttagaatgataaagcttttaacccaaaaacccaagtgtttctctctatgataactttagcaacttggaggctctgaagactgcttgaagaatgaagaaaatggttgagtactaggtcctatttatagagttcacggagtgaaactaaccccttttaatatgaataaataaatgaatataaaataaaaaagatttgaattttcgttcaacagatgcccaagaggttaagggatgtttTAAGCTCGGATTCCACGGAGTTCAAAAATGCAAGGGTGGGGCCGATTTATCGCCcgttgtaggcgatatatcgcctccactatGTTCCCGAGCCTCCGCTcgatcgttcgtgcgaagtcgacgtgttttccgtatcttcggtaggcgatatatcggctcctatagctgcaatatattggcatacgtcgatatatcaaacacatatttgcacttaTTCAACATATTTGAAATTTATTAAACAACTTGACTGAGTATAAACGTGATTCTAGCAggtgctggaaggttctaaagcttctagattcttctttttatttaaactattcatcaaaaatacttaaatccttaataaacatgattatgacaattgtcacattcttaataattctatctaaaccttaggttataataaatatatttctaggaccagcaatattaatcaaaccttatgttataattaatatttctaaactataggttaaacttataaaatccataacgattgctatgagtttccaactaagtcccggtttgaaccaaaatccacaaaatctaacatactacaaactaatactaactactactactatctagctagctaagtaaatattctaggacactaccgtcagctctagcagatagccacaatgtgctccacatctcgatgctggatagatatgtgtcagacccatctcacatcctcaagtactatacgatagcactccagaaagacttgagttacaagaaacgaccggttagcatccttgttagagggatgaaggaattacgatctaagagtattccgatattcaaggtcctatggagtaatagttctgaacaggaggcgacgtgggagttggaggaagacatgttagcatggtatccggaattgtttggtaagtaaattttggggacgaaattcttttaagtaggggagaattgtagtgtcccaggaTATTTACTTAGCtatctagatagtagtagtagttagtattagtttgtagtatgttagattctgtggattttggttcaaaccgggacttggTTGGAAACTCacagcaacagttatggattttataagtttaacctatagtttagaaatattaatcaaaccttattagCGCTACTGcctcctgagcctctctaacctTTATGTCAGCTTTGAGtagtgagcatacgctttctaattagcgctactgcctcctgagcctctctaacagcttcgggtccaagaagtttcctt
It includes:
- the LOC133825166 gene encoding uncharacterized protein LOC133825166, yielding MAKKKRVVRKLVFQSPDQGSLIASHEGEDVEEVAGSSAGLDLIAEVVNSGENSPTNSSRERPSDSKVDTNIQRSSSWAKEVESKPESEDGMKIAQVDLEEVIMQAANWSSAVICMVLGANPPMAVFEGFIKRIWGHLEIAQVARMTMGLIMVRFNDDATRDQVLESGVLQFDRKPVIIRPWITDLNTLKLVQSVPLWIRLHDLGLQYWGNKSLSALVSIVGKPIMVDQHTRDRTRVQFARVLVEMDITDSPPRIIQFLNEHGQLVEQGIDYEWLPMKCKHCSGYGHLMAECRKGENVTKGKLNVAAKSGAAHKT